Genomic segment of Candidatus Zixiibacteriota bacterium:
GTTGGGTTTCGGTCTTCTCGAGTTCCCACTTGAGAAGCTGCCTGTTGATGATGGCTTCTATCGAGGTCACGGCGGTTACCTCCTGCCTGAAATATATCTGACTGGACCGTTATGGCAACGATATAAAACTCCTCGCTCGGCAAGGCGCAGGATCGCGTCGGCTGTGGATAATCTCATGCGTAACAGCAGAAAACGCTTGACACGGTCCGAATAACGGCGCATAATTGGTCCAGATCACGATCTTTTCTCGATACGCATCAATGCCCCTGACGGCCTTTATGGCCGGTGCCACAATGTAACCGTCCTGCGACATCAGGACAGCGATGATGGTTCGAAAGTGGTTGGCGCATACTACTCTTTCAAGCGACCGGGGAGCGCCTGCGCCACTGACTGTCTACTCCATGGCAGCGGGGCCATTTCCGTGCAAACACTACATTCCTTTAACCGAGAACAGGAGAATATACCATGAGTAGCTGTTATCGTCAGAAGCGCCCTGGAGTGATCGGCCTTGTATGCGTGCTGATCACCCTGTTGGGCGCAATTCCCGGGCTGGCGGGCACCGGATATGTCAGCTTGTCAGGAGTCGAGGGCATGCTACAGCACGGGCCCAACGCCGGCAAGCTGCAGGCGGGCGAAGTCTCGTTCGTGGTCCATTTTGCCACTCCGCCAACCAACACCTCGCCGTACAGCATCTCCAACGGCTGGCGGCTTTATTCCCCTGATGGCGCTGTCTACTCTGGGACAGCAATTGAGGCGATACCCGGCGTGCTTCCGCCTCTGTTTCCCCTGGCCTTTTTCCTCTACCAGTGGGACGGCCCGGGTTCGGACTCGGTCGGCGTGGTCGGAATCGCCATGTCGCTCAGCGAGGGCGTTCCGATCGGGTACGATCAGGATGTACTGCGCATCAAGACGACGCTCGCCGCGGGCAGCACCGGCCGTACCATCTGCGTAGATTCCAGTTTCTCGCGTCACGGAGCCAAGTGGGAGTGGGCCAGTGTGGTCGGCTCGGAATCGTTCAGGCCGCAGTGGAGCGGTCCGCACTGCTATGAGATAATCGATTGCGGCGACGACCCCGATGAGGACGCGATCGGCTCGCTCTGCGACAATTGCCCCGATGACGCCAACGCCGCCCAGACGGATACTGACGGCGACGGCGCGGGCGATGCGTGCGACAACTGCCCGCAACCTAACCCCGGACAGGCCGATCGCGACGGTGACGGCCGCGGCGACATCTGTGACAACTGCTGGATGCGGTACAATCCGTCGCAGTCCGACGGCGATGGCGACGGTGTCGGTGACGCATGCGATAACTGCCCAGATCACGCAAACGCGTCGCAGTCAGACATCGACGGTGACGGGCTTGGCGATGTCTGTGATCCGGGTGAGGTCAGGTTCTCCGCGACCCCTCGCTGCGGTGGGGCGCCGCTGACCGTGTCGTTTACCGATGAATCGATCCCGGCTACTACGATCACGAGCTGGTATTGGGATTTCGGCGACGGCAACAACAGCACAGAGCAGAATCCCACCTATGAGTACGCCGAAGTGGGCGTGTATGACGTCACTCTGGAAATCTCGGACGGCGTGCTGACGGATAACCTCACCAAAGCCGAATATATCACGACCCAGGTGGGGCTGGTTGCCGACTTTGTCGGCTACCCGACAGATATCCAACCTGGTCAAGCAGTCATGTTCGAGCCGCTTCTTAGTGGTGCGGCCAATGACTACCTCTGGGACTTCGGTGACGGCCAAACCAGTGTCGAGCGGAATCCCATTCACGTGTACACCTCGGTCGGCAGATACGACGTGACTTTGACCGCGCGTTTGCTCCTCGACGGCTGCGATCAGCAGGACACGCATGTCAAGACGCAATACATCAAGGTGTCCAATATAGATGCCGCCTTCCTTGCTCAGCCGACCGCGGGTGTAGCCCCGCTTTCGGTACAGTTTACTGATCACTCGGCCGGTTCACCCATTAGTTGGTATTGGGAGTTCGGTGACGGCCAGACCAGCACGATGCAGCATCCGAGTCACTTGTATGCCGAGATCGGGCAGTACGATGTGAGGCTGACCGTCAACGACGGGTTCTTCCAGGACGAGTGCCTGAAGCTGGGGTATGTCCGCGTGGACCAGCCGTTCACAGATCTGTTCGCGGAAGTTTATTCCGGCGGAGCCCGCCCCGGTTTCTTCCTTTATTATTATTTCGTTTGGACTAATGTCGGAACCAACCCCGCCCTTGGCAGCGAAATGCGCGTGCGCCTGCCCGGCCAGGTCAGC
This window contains:
- a CDS encoding PKD domain-containing protein; translated protein: MSSCYRQKRPGVIGLVCVLITLLGAIPGLAGTGYVSLSGVEGMLQHGPNAGKLQAGEVSFVVHFATPPTNTSPYSISNGWRLYSPDGAVYSGTAIEAIPGVLPPLFPLAFFLYQWDGPGSDSVGVVGIAMSLSEGVPIGYDQDVLRIKTTLAAGSTGRTICVDSSFSRHGAKWEWASVVGSESFRPQWSGPHCYEIIDCGDDPDEDAIGSLCDNCPDDANAAQTDTDGDGAGDACDNCPQPNPGQADRDGDGRGDICDNCWMRYNPSQSDGDGDGVGDACDNCPDHANASQSDIDGDGLGDVCDPGEVRFSATPRCGGAPLTVSFTDESIPATTITSWYWDFGDGNNSTEQNPTYEYAEVGVYDVTLEISDGVLTDNLTKAEYITTQVGLVADFVGYPTDIQPGQAVMFEPLLSGAANDYLWDFGDGQTSVERNPIHVYTSVGRYDVTLTARLLLDGCDQQDTHVKTQYIKVSNIDAAFLAQPTAGVAPLSVQFTDHSAGSPISWYWEFGDGQTSTMQHPSHLYAEIGQYDVRLTVNDGFFQDECLKLGYVRVDQPFTDLFAEVYSGGARPGFFLYYYFVWTNVGTNPALGSEMRVRLPGQVSLVDMWPQYSSANGGTGTFTGYGFDGPDIVIPLQTIDPSPWYGGYIVVRTYVPEFVPIGEWLTCEMWLTSTTSDINMANNYAIMQFEVVGSIDPNDKSATPAGEGVDQKIASDQRVAYLIQFENKPEATAEAIYVRVVDTLDPNLDWSTLAIGEMSHPTPCDWSFDAQKGIITWFCDNIMLPPNVDPPEGEGYFHYSISPKAGLPQGTEIKNTAWIRFDYNAWLMAPEAGPVIRTINYGCCADRVGDANGSGEDEPTIGDVTTMIDALFIGGDFGVIPCLAEADINQSGGDNPQPEDITIGDITTLIDYLFITGASLGLADCL